In Flavobacterium sp. CBA20B-1, one DNA window encodes the following:
- a CDS encoding DUF748 domain-containing protein: protein MKLSKPIKTIGIVVISILLLAFIANIAINLLIKNQLPAIINKQNDTAYDLTYEDLSFSIFNNSISIENAAISPKKEHNIKKDIDFYGKIERISVTGVNFFELIKDKNLKAYTISVIGPDLTVIKPQERDTLKSTSKLSSVIDIDKISVEKAHLRMVDATNDTLFHEVFNFNAEINGIHMGEYTAQKDIPFTYTDYTFKIDSLYSRVNDLQMVKSEEIAIDKDQISVTNFRMLPFKSSKEFKQNDLQSSTRILVEVPKLHLKNTDWGYHGFDLFVKVHTIEIDAIKVHILDQKDQKTVQNKLPDYSKSNQSLIPFKLDINEIHINKSVFNSLESFMVNNVNITIKKLSNRVNQQLSIDEFQLNNPKFVHIPKKQPSKKSNNNNELNDLVFIKKVTVNNAHYTLKEPSGAADKLSVENFNLSLNNIRVDDETLAQKVPFTYENPLLTTGKIDFDTNGIYKIQAQSTKIQQKNASVTHFKLIPKISKAQHKAQLKYAQDYYNVSVNNLLLHNFTWGFDAQEAFFIKFNEVVLNNMDAAIYRDVSVPLNPEENHLYSYRLRNVEFPFEVATLKIKNSKLSYSEDTQNTTSPGKLTFSDFNLTAKNLYSGYKRSSGPKTQINVRTKFMQQGDLVASWQFDIMDRSERFNINGDLKNFPATAMNPFLKPYLKVQANGTIDHMAFNFSGNNNTANGHYAMDFNNLKMKLFNKENKERKLLTAAANLVVRTDTDGFKKVAIKPVDRIKEKSFFNYLWQCIMQGLKQTVI from the coding sequence ATGAAACTTTCTAAACCAATAAAAACGATAGGAATTGTTGTTATAAGTATTCTCTTGCTTGCCTTTATTGCAAACATCGCAATAAATTTACTGATAAAAAACCAGCTTCCTGCGATTATCAATAAGCAAAACGATACAGCTTATGATTTAACTTACGAAGACTTAAGTTTTTCGATTTTTAATAATAGTATTTCGATTGAAAATGCAGCAATATCGCCCAAAAAAGAGCACAATATTAAGAAAGATATTGATTTCTATGGAAAAATTGAACGAATCAGCGTAACCGGTGTCAATTTTTTTGAATTGATAAAAGATAAAAATTTAAAAGCTTATACCATTTCGGTGATTGGTCCGGATTTAACAGTTATAAAACCACAAGAACGCGACACTTTAAAGAGCACCTCCAAACTTTCTTCGGTTATTGATATTGATAAAATTAGCGTGGAAAAAGCTCATTTGCGTATGGTAGATGCTACAAACGACACGCTTTTTCACGAAGTTTTTAATTTTAATGCAGAAATAAACGGGATTCACATGGGTGAATATACGGCGCAAAAAGACATTCCGTTTACTTATACCGATTACACTTTTAAGATCGATTCGCTTTACAGCAGGGTGAACGATTTGCAGATGGTGAAATCTGAAGAAATTGCAATTGATAAAGATCAAATTTCGGTTACAAATTTTAGAATGCTTCCTTTTAAATCTTCTAAAGAATTCAAACAAAACGACTTGCAATCAAGCACCCGAATTTTAGTGGAAGTTCCCAAATTGCATTTAAAAAATACCGATTGGGGATATCATGGTTTTGACTTGTTTGTAAAAGTACATACAATTGAAATTGATGCTATAAAGGTGCATATCTTAGATCAAAAAGACCAAAAAACGGTTCAAAATAAATTGCCCGATTATTCAAAAAGCAATCAATCACTTATTCCTTTTAAGCTGGATATTAACGAAATACACATCAATAAATCGGTTTTTAATTCTTTGGAATCGTTTATGGTGAACAACGTTAATATCACAATAAAAAAACTTTCAAACCGAGTAAACCAGCAACTTTCAATTGATGAATTTCAGTTAAATAATCCCAAATTTGTGCATATTCCTAAGAAACAGCCTTCAAAAAAATCAAACAATAACAATGAATTGAACGATTTGGTTTTTATTAAAAAAGTAACCGTAAACAATGCCCACTACACATTAAAAGAGCCTTCAGGCGCTGCCGATAAATTAAGTGTGGAAAATTTTAATTTATCATTGAATAATATTCGGGTGGATGATGAAACGCTGGCACAAAAAGTTCCGTTTACCTATGAAAATCCTTTGCTAACCACAGGAAAAATTGATTTTGACACCAATGGAATCTACAAAATACAGGCGCAATCTACCAAAATTCAACAAAAAAATGCTTCGGTTACTCATTTTAAATTGATACCTAAGATTTCAAAAGCGCAGCATAAAGCCCAACTAAAATACGCCCAAGATTATTACAATGTTTCGGTTAACAACTTGTTGCTCCATAATTTTACGTGGGGATTCGATGCTCAAGAAGCATTTTTTATTAAATTTAACGAAGTGGTGCTCAACAATATGGATGCTGCTATTTATCGCGATGTTTCCGTTCCGCTCAACCCAGAGGAAAATCACTTGTACAGTTACAGATTGCGAAATGTAGAATTTCCGTTTGAAGTAGCCACTTTGAAAATTAAAAATTCTAAACTTTCTTATTCAGAAGACACCCAAAACACAACCAGTCCGGGCAAGCTCACTTTTAGTGATTTTAATCTTACTGCTAAAAATCTTTATAGTGGTTACAAGCGTTCATCAGGACCCAAAACACAAATAAACGTGCGTACAAAATTCATGCAACAAGGAGATTTGGTGGCAAGTTGGCAATTTGACATCATGGATCGATCAGAACGATTCAATATCAATGGCGATTTAAAGAATTTTCCTGCCACAGCTATGAATCCGTTCTTAAAACCTTATTTAAAGGTGCAGGCCAACGGTACAATTGACCACATGGCATTTAACTTCAGCGGAAACAACAATACCGCAAACGGACATTATGCTATGGATTTCAACAACCTGAAAATGAAACTGTTCAATAAAGAAAACAAAGAACGGAAACTGTTAACGGCTGCTGCCAATTTGGTGGTGCGAACTGATACCGATGGATTTAAAAAAGTAGCAATAAAACCAGTGGACCGCATCAAAGAAAAATCGTTCTTTAATTATTTGTGGCAATGCATTATGCAAGGGCTAAAGCAAACGGTTATTTAA
- a CDS encoding pseudouridine synthase has translation MTTAKKQNTSCFISFTEDVSHIPLPEKLNFPFYYNVHPLCEIAAKQVQLFLEKNENLNHNFGLNNHSELAPIGKMFGVLVVQKDDEFGFLAAYSGKLANSNSVAFFVPPVFDMLKNDGYFLKEEEKLNALNRQIDAFENNEELQLLKKQLVAIKNTAQTEIEAYKKQMKLHKEQRKQKRIAFKETATAEEFQLIEADLIKQSLHEKHLLRVLTANYQSKENEISNQIAGFQDKINILKEQRKAQSNALQHWLFNNYTFLNAHNKEKSLVAIFKTALHSQPPAGAGECCAPKLFQYAFQHQLKPIALAEFWWGIPPKSEVRKHKQFYPSCWGKCEPILAHMMQGLQVEENPFLQNPAAGKELEIVYDDAYLVIVNKPAEFLSVPGINISDSVYERIKKRYPQATGPLIVHRLDMSTSGLMVLAKNKEIHENLQKQFIKRRVKKSYIALLDGVVQNNSGIIELPLRVDLDDRPRQVVCFDYGKMGITNFKVLEQNEKTTRIQYVPITGRTHQLRVHSAHNLGLNAPIKGDDLYGTKADRLYLHANMLEFHHPIRNEKMCFELPPDF, from the coding sequence ATGACAACAGCAAAAAAACAAAATACAAGTTGTTTTATTTCGTTTACCGAAGATGTTTCACATATACCTCTTCCTGAAAAACTAAACTTTCCGTTTTATTATAATGTGCATCCGTTGTGCGAGATAGCTGCAAAGCAGGTACAGCTTTTTTTAGAGAAAAATGAAAATTTGAATCATAATTTTGGTTTAAATAATCATTCTGAACTAGCGCCAATTGGTAAAATGTTTGGTGTTTTAGTGGTTCAAAAAGATGATGAATTTGGTTTTTTGGCCGCTTATTCAGGAAAGTTGGCAAACAGCAATTCGGTTGCATTTTTCGTACCTCCGGTTTTTGATATGCTTAAAAACGATGGATATTTTTTAAAAGAAGAAGAAAAATTGAATGCACTCAACCGTCAAATTGATGCTTTTGAGAATAATGAAGAATTACAACTTCTTAAAAAACAATTAGTTGCTATAAAAAATACAGCGCAAACTGAAATAGAAGCATATAAAAAACAAATGAAACTTCATAAAGAGCAACGCAAGCAAAAGCGAATTGCTTTTAAAGAAACTGCAACTGCAGAAGAGTTTCAGTTAATTGAAGCCGATTTAATTAAACAAAGTTTGCATGAAAAACACTTGTTAAGAGTATTAACAGCAAACTATCAATCTAAGGAAAATGAAATAAGCAATCAAATAGCTGGTTTTCAAGACAAAATCAATATTTTAAAAGAGCAACGCAAAGCACAATCAAACGCCTTACAGCATTGGCTTTTTAACAATTATACTTTTTTAAATGCCCATAACAAAGAAAAATCATTAGTAGCTATTTTTAAAACAGCACTTCACTCCCAACCTCCTGCAGGTGCAGGTGAATGTTGTGCGCCCAAATTGTTTCAATATGCTTTTCAACATCAATTAAAGCCTATTGCATTGGCCGAATTTTGGTGGGGAATACCGCCTAAATCCGAAGTGCGAAAACACAAACAATTTTACCCATCGTGTTGGGGTAAGTGCGAACCCATTTTGGCTCACATGATGCAAGGTTTACAGGTTGAAGAAAATCCTTTTTTGCAAAATCCCGCTGCAGGAAAAGAGTTAGAAATCGTTTATGATGATGCTTATTTGGTAATTGTGAATAAACCCGCAGAATTTTTATCGGTTCCGGGCATCAACATCAGCGATTCAGTTTATGAACGCATTAAAAAAAGATATCCACAAGCTACCGGACCTTTAATTGTGCATCGATTAGATATGTCCACATCGGGTTTAATGGTGCTAGCAAAAAACAAAGAAATACACGAAAATTTACAAAAACAATTCATAAAACGCCGTGTTAAAAAAAGCTATATTGCTTTGCTTGACGGAGTGGTGCAAAACAATTCGGGAATAATTGAATTGCCTTTACGTGTTGATTTAGATGATCGCCCGCGCCAAGTTGTTTGTTTCGATTATGGAAAAATGGGAATTACAAATTTTAAAGTATTAGAACAAAATGAGAAAACAACACGCATTCAATATGTTCCCATAACAGGTCGCACACACCAATTACGTGTTCATTCAGCGCATAATTTAGGTTTAAATGCACCCATCAAAGGCGATGATTTGTATGGAACAAAAGCCGATCGATTGTATTTGCATGCCAATATGTTAGAATTTCATCATCCCATACGGAATGAAAAAATGTGTTTTGAGTTGCCGCCCGATTTTTAA
- a CDS encoding AIR synthase related protein — protein MNSDNSTNRYAQRGVSAQKEDVHNAIKNIDKGLFPKAFCKIVPDYLTNDEDYCLIMHADGAGTKSSLAYLYWKETGDLSVWRGIAQDALIMNIDDLLCVGATDNIMLSSTIGRNKNLVPGEVISAIINGTEELIGDLKKFGVTIHSTGGETADVGDVVRTIIVDSTVTARMKRSDVIDNANIKPGDVIVGLESFGQATYENEYNGGMGSNGLTSARHDVFAHYLAENYPESFDPSVPKDLIYSGAKKLTDEVEGAPVNAGKLVLSPTRTYAPIIKEILAKFNANDVHGMVHCSGGAQTKILHFVDNVHVIKDNLFDVPPLFKLIQEQSQTGWKEMYQVFNCGHRMELYVNPEIAEEIIAISKSFNVNAQIVGRVEASNSKKLTIQSNYRTFEYK, from the coding sequence ATGAATTCAGATAATAGCACCAATCGTTATGCACAGCGCGGGGTATCTGCCCAAAAAGAAGATGTGCACAACGCTATAAAAAACATTGATAAAGGTTTATTTCCTAAAGCTTTCTGCAAAATTGTTCCAGATTATTTAACAAATGATGAAGATTATTGTTTGATTATGCATGCCGATGGCGCTGGAACAAAATCGTCTTTGGCTTATTTGTATTGGAAAGAAACCGGCGATTTATCTGTTTGGAGAGGCATTGCACAAGATGCTTTAATTATGAATATCGATGATTTATTATGTGTTGGTGCAACAGATAATATCATGTTATCTTCTACAATTGGTAGAAATAAAAATCTGGTTCCGGGCGAAGTCATTTCGGCTATCATCAACGGAACAGAAGAACTAATCGGTGATTTAAAGAAATTCGGAGTTACCATTCATTCTACAGGGGGCGAAACGGCTGATGTTGGTGATGTGGTTCGAACAATTATTGTAGATTCTACCGTTACAGCTCGAATGAAACGCAGCGATGTTATTGACAATGCCAATATTAAACCGGGCGATGTTATTGTTGGTTTGGAATCTTTCGGACAGGCAACTTACGAGAATGAGTACAACGGCGGTATGGGCAGCAACGGTTTAACATCTGCTCGTCATGATGTTTTTGCACATTATCTGGCAGAAAATTATCCGGAAAGTTTTGATCCATCTGTTCCAAAAGATTTGATTTATTCGGGTGCCAAAAAATTGACCGATGAAGTGGAAGGAGCTCCCGTAAATGCAGGAAAATTAGTACTTTCACCTACGCGAACCTATGCACCTATTATCAAAGAAATTTTAGCAAAATTCAACGCAAATGATGTGCACGGAATGGTGCATTGTTCGGGTGGTGCACAAACAAAAATTTTGCATTTTGTAGATAATGTCCACGTAATTAAAGACAATTTGTTCGATGTTCCGCCGTTATTTAAGTTGATACAAGAACAATCGCAAACTGGTTGGAAAGAAATGTATCAGGTTTTTAACTGTGGCCATAGAATGGAATTGTATGTGAACCCAGAAATTGCCGAAGAAATTATTGCCATTTCTAAATCGTTTAACGTTAATGCGCAAATTGTTGGAAGGGTAGAAGCTTCTAATTCTAAAAAGTTAACCATACAATCTAATTACAGAACGTTTGAATACAAATAA
- a CDS encoding DUF983 domain-containing protein, translating into MSYVNKVLKGTCPKCGQTKVFKKKGNPFLFSMPVMNERCANCNYSFHREPGFYFGGMYMSYALTVAEMVAVFVLGLLFKLNFFSIFIAVVVVIILLSTFNYRMSRLMWLNLFYKNDQEE; encoded by the coding sequence ATGTCTTACGTTAATAAAGTTTTGAAGGGAACTTGTCCAAAATGCGGTCAAACCAAAGTGTTTAAAAAGAAAGGAAACCCGTTTTTGTTTTCAATGCCCGTTATGAACGAGCGTTGTGCAAATTGCAACTATTCGTTTCACCGTGAACCTGGTTTTTATTTTGGCGGTATGTATATGAGTTATGCGTTGACTGTTGCAGAAATGGTAGCCGTTTTTGTGTTGGGTTTATTATTTAAACTAAACTTTTTTAGCATTTTTATTGCCGTTGTGGTAGTAATTATTTTGCTATCTACTTTTAATTACCGCATGTCGCGCTTAATGTGGTTGAATTTATTTTACAAAAACGATCAAGAAGAATAG
- the mqo gene encoding malate dehydrogenase (quinone) has translation MSTNKGTESDIVLIGAGIMSATLGLLLKELNPDATIEIFERLDSAAQESSDAMNNAGTGHAAFCELNYTPEKNGVIDTTKALNICEQFEESRQFWSYLVRKNIIQSPKTFVNSVPHMSFVWGDANVNFLQKRYQALKKEPLFEAMEYSEEKATIKEWAPLIMQNRSENDKVAATYMNLGTDVNFGELTRRMIKHQVNQNGVSVTFNTEVYDLKRTKDGKWNIFVKDIKTGKKRTITAKFVFIGAGGASILLLKKSGIPEGKHYGGFPVSGQWLVCEDEQLAEQHFAKVYGLASVGAPPMSVPHLDTRFVNGKKSLLFGPYAGFSTKFLKTGSYWDLFKSISTGNIGTMVGAGLDNMALTKYLISEVLASPEKKLASLRQYFPNAKQENWRLEIAGQRVQTMKRDKNGKAELAFGTEVVNAADGSLAVLLGASPGASTTVTIMLQLIEKCFPNEYKSAEWQAKFKEMIPSFGLKLNDHPELLKELRAETSKTLELKY, from the coding sequence ATGTCAACAAACAAAGGTACAGAAAGCGACATCGTATTAATTGGTGCTGGAATCATGAGTGCTACGCTTGGATTATTGTTAAAAGAATTAAATCCCGATGCCACCATTGAGATTTTTGAGCGTTTAGACAGTGCTGCTCAAGAAAGTTCTGATGCCATGAACAATGCCGGAACCGGTCATGCAGCTTTTTGTGAATTGAACTATACACCCGAAAAAAATGGGGTGATTGATACAACAAAAGCTTTGAATATTTGCGAACAGTTCGAAGAATCGCGTCAGTTTTGGTCGTATCTTGTTCGAAAAAACATTATTCAATCACCTAAAACGTTTGTGAATTCGGTGCCGCACATGAGTTTTGTTTGGGGCGATGCAAATGTAAACTTCCTTCAAAAAAGATACCAAGCTTTAAAGAAAGAACCTCTTTTTGAAGCAATGGAATACAGCGAAGAGAAAGCAACCATTAAAGAATGGGCACCGCTTATCATGCAAAATCGCAGTGAAAACGATAAAGTTGCCGCAACGTATATGAATTTGGGAACCGATGTGAATTTTGGTGAATTAACCCGCCGAATGATCAAGCATCAGGTAAACCAAAATGGTGTAAGTGTTACTTTTAATACAGAGGTTTACGATTTAAAACGCACAAAAGATGGTAAATGGAACATCTTTGTTAAAGATATAAAAACCGGGAAAAAACGTACCATAACAGCAAAATTTGTATTTATTGGTGCAGGTGGAGCCTCTATTTTATTATTAAAAAAATCGGGAATTCCCGAAGGAAAACACTACGGCGGATTTCCAGTTTCTGGTCAATGGTTGGTTTGCGAAGACGAGCAATTGGCAGAACAGCATTTTGCAAAAGTGTACGGATTGGCATCTGTTGGTGCACCACCCATGTCGGTTCCACACTTAGACACTCGATTTGTAAATGGTAAAAAATCATTACTTTTTGGGCCGTATGCAGGTTTTTCAACCAAATTTTTAAAAACCGGATCGTATTGGGATTTGTTCAAATCTATTTCAACAGGAAACATCGGAACGATGGTTGGTGCTGGTTTAGACAATATGGCATTAACCAAATATTTAATTTCTGAAGTGTTGGCTTCACCTGAAAAGAAACTGGCGTCATTAAGACAATATTTTCCTAATGCAAAACAAGAAAATTGGCGATTGGAAATTGCCGGTCAGCGTGTGCAAACCATGAAGCGCGATAAAAATGGTAAAGCAGAGTTGGCTTTTGGAACCGAAGTGGTGAATGCTGCAGATGGAAGTTTGGCGGTTTTATTAGGTGCTTCACCAGGAGCTTCTACAACCGTTACCATTATGCTGCAATTGATTGAAAAATGTTTCCCAA
- a CDS encoding AraC family transcriptional regulator, protein MSEITLLKINDFKTTNSPNSFYTNTIANHLQLHHSRIEKPHRHNFYAVFLFTKGTGTHEIDFNRYDVTAGSVFFLYPGQTHSWELSDDADGYIFFHSEDFYEMIYLNDSIKDFPFFESNFSEKCIYLKEHQCKQIQTLFEQIINETTNKQLKNKQLMVAYLTQMYIHLNRFHEKQNPINLTHLKHYQTLFSNFEKLVDLHFKENKSASQYADLLNITQKHLNRIVQSVTQKTTTQIITERVILEAKRQLLYTDLTLNEIALKLGFNDYTYFSRLFKKNTGIKASDFKKQYQQDR, encoded by the coding sequence ATGTCTGAAATTACACTGTTAAAAATTAACGATTTTAAAACAACAAATAGTCCCAATTCATTTTACACCAATACCATTGCAAACCACTTGCAGTTGCATCATTCGCGGATAGAAAAACCACATAGACACAATTTTTATGCAGTTTTTTTATTCACCAAAGGCACCGGCACACACGAGATTGATTTTAATAGATATGATGTAACGGCAGGCTCGGTTTTTTTTCTTTATCCCGGACAAACGCATTCATGGGAATTGTCTGATGATGCCGATGGATACATTTTCTTTCATTCAGAAGATTTTTACGAAATGATTTATTTGAATGATTCCATTAAAGATTTTCCGTTTTTTGAATCGAACTTCTCTGAAAAATGTATTTATTTAAAAGAACATCAATGCAAGCAAATTCAGACTTTGTTCGAGCAAATTATTAACGAAACTACTAATAAACAATTGAAAAACAAACAGTTGATGGTGGCTTATCTTACCCAAATGTATATTCATTTGAACCGGTTTCACGAAAAACAAAACCCCATAAACCTAACCCATTTAAAACATTATCAAACCTTGTTTTCAAACTTTGAAAAATTGGTAGATTTGCATTTTAAAGAAAACAAATCGGCATCACAATATGCTGATTTATTGAATATTACCCAAAAACATTTAAACCGTATTGTGCAATCTGTTACTCAAAAAACCACTACGCAAATAATCACCGAACGCGTGATTTTAGAAGCAAAAAGACAGTTGCTTTATACCGATTTAACCTTAAACGAAATTGCTTTAAAACTCGGCTTTAACGATTATACCTATTTTTCGCGTTTGTTTAAAAAAAACACGGGAATCAAGGCATCAGATTTTAAAAAGCAATATCAACAAGACCGTTAA
- a CDS encoding SDR family NAD(P)-dependent oxidoreductase: MKTILITGASSGIGYATAKKLAAGNRLILCGRRVERLQKLQTELADTPTLILTFDVSQKEEVFNAFDTIPVEWQNIDVLINNAGNAHGLASFQDADLDDLDAMINSNVKGLIYVTKACLPFIKTSSEAHIVNISSIAGKQIYANGTTYCASKWAVEALTKGMRLDFLPLGIKVTGIAPGAVETEFSLVRFKGNEAIANKVYQGYQPLKAEDIAETIAFAVNQPKHVQVADITILPQTQADATTILRSL; this comes from the coding sequence ATGAAAACAATTCTCATTACGGGCGCCAGTTCAGGAATTGGCTATGCAACTGCCAAAAAATTAGCTGCAGGCAACCGATTGATACTTTGTGGAAGAAGAGTGGAACGATTGCAAAAACTACAAACCGAACTTGCCGATACACCTACTTTAATACTAACATTTGATGTGTCCCAAAAAGAAGAAGTTTTTAATGCTTTTGATACAATTCCTGTTGAATGGCAAAACATCGATGTATTGATTAACAATGCCGGAAATGCACATGGTTTGGCAAGTTTTCAAGATGCCGATTTAGATGATTTAGACGCAATGATAAACAGCAACGTTAAAGGATTGATTTATGTAACCAAAGCATGTTTGCCTTTTATTAAAACTTCTAGTGAAGCACATATTGTCAACATTTCATCGATTGCCGGCAAGCAAATTTATGCAAACGGAACAACTTATTGTGCGTCAAAATGGGCAGTAGAAGCCCTTACAAAAGGTATGCGATTAGATTTTCTTCCTTTGGGAATAAAAGTTACCGGAATTGCACCAGGAGCCGTTGAAACAGAATTTTCTTTGGTTCGATTTAAAGGTAATGAAGCTATTGCAAATAAAGTCTATCAAGGCTACCAACCACTAAAAGCTGAAGATATAGCAGAAACCATTGCTTTTGCAGTAAATCAACCGAAACATGTTCAAGTTGCCGATATAACTATTTTACCCCAAACACAAGCCGACGCTACTACGATTTTGCGTAGTTTATAA
- the ruvX gene encoding Holliday junction resolvase RuvX, translating into MAIDYGGKRTGIAVTDEMQIIASGLTTVETKNIFPFLENYFKTDKVAKIIVGEPKRMNNEASSIGAEINQFVEKLANLYPQIEIIRMDERFTSKIAFQTMIDSGLKKKQRQNKALVDEIAATILLQDYMNSNR; encoded by the coding sequence ATGGCAATTGATTACGGTGGAAAACGTACCGGAATTGCCGTGACAGATGAAATGCAGATCATCGCATCGGGATTGACAACTGTTGAAACAAAAAATATTTTTCCGTTTTTAGAAAACTATTTTAAAACAGACAAAGTTGCAAAAATAATAGTGGGTGAACCAAAACGCATGAACAATGAGGCGTCAAGTATCGGAGCTGAAATTAATCAATTTGTAGAAAAATTAGCTAACTTGTATCCGCAAATTGAAATTATTAGAATGGATGAGCGTTTTACATCCAAAATTGCATTTCAAACAATGATTGACAGCGGATTAAAGAAAAAGCAACGCCAAAATAAAGCATTGGTTGACGAAATTGCAGCGACTATTTTGTTGCAAGATTATATGAACAGCAACCGCTAA